One genomic window of Psychrobacillus sp. INOP01 includes the following:
- a CDS encoding sigma-70 family RNA polymerase sigma factor: MDRDEKDFILEKMMIEYGNELVRLAFSYVKDTEIAKDMVQNTFIKCYKNLDSFRFDAQIKTWLYRITINECKDYLKSWNYKMVQVRSFINETAKSILPSTEKTVIDKYNNEEIKDTIFSLPKVYREVVYLYYYDSLKTEEIAKVLDIPVNTVKTRLRRAKQRLELMIKEAEFNGR, encoded by the coding sequence TTGGATAGAGATGAAAAAGATTTCATATTAGAAAAAATGATGATTGAATATGGAAATGAGTTGGTACGATTGGCATTTTCTTATGTGAAAGATACCGAAATTGCTAAGGATATGGTTCAAAATACGTTTATAAAATGCTACAAAAACCTTGATTCGTTTCGATTTGACGCACAAATAAAAACATGGCTCTATCGTATAACAATTAACGAATGTAAAGATTATTTAAAAAGTTGGAACTACAAAATGGTACAGGTAAGAAGTTTTATAAATGAAACGGCAAAGTCAATATTACCATCAACAGAAAAAACAGTTATCGATAAATACAATAATGAAGAAATTAAAGATACTATCTTTTCTCTTCCAAAAGTGTATCGGGAAGTGGTTTATCTATACTACTATGATTCATTAAAGACAGAGGAAATTGCCAAAGTTTTGGATATTCCAGTTAATACAGTGAAAACTCGATTAAGAAGAGCAAAACAAAGATTAGAGTTGATGATAAAGGAGGCAGAATTTAATGGACGATAA
- a CDS encoding GNAT family N-acetyltransferase gives MVELDTERLRLIPLRAENLRLLIDNPKKMEQRLSLIDSDSFLSPELKQAMEIRLSKLLGDEENYIWYTNWLIVSKDKNCSVGGIMLKGLPNENGEVVIGYYTLLEYQGNGYMTETIINLKNWLLNQSDVMYVIADTDKDNIPSHRVLEKSGAEMYKVTEELYFWRFVKRIP, from the coding sequence ATGGTTGAACTAGACACAGAAAGATTAAGATTAATTCCACTGAGGGCAGAAAATCTAAGATTACTAATTGATAATCCAAAGAAAATGGAACAAAGGTTATCTTTAATTGACTCAGATAGTTTTCTTAGTCCAGAACTTAAACAAGCTATGGAAATAAGACTTTCAAAATTGTTAGGTGATGAGGAAAATTATATTTGGTATACAAATTGGTTAATCGTGTCGAAAGATAAAAACTGTAGTGTTGGTGGAATAATGTTAAAAGGTCTTCCAAATGAAAATGGTGAAGTAGTAATAGGTTACTATACTCTCCTTGAATATCAAGGAAATGGCTATATGACGGAAACTATTATTAATTTGAAAAACTGGTTGTTAAATCAGTCCGATGTTATGTACGTTATTGCTGATACTGATAAAGATAATATTCCATCACATAGGGTTTTAGAAAAATCAGGGGCGGAAATGTATAAAGTAACAGAAGAATTATACTTTTGGAGATTTGTAAAAAGAATTCCCTGA
- a CDS encoding GNAT family N-acetyltransferase, with amino-acid sequence MFVLETQRLLLRQYKVEDIIPLHSIFSDTETMKFYPAPFSFQQTKDWINRNQDRYKNDGYGLWAVCLKDTNEFIGNCGLVKQKVNDNFEVEIGYHINKKYWSMGFASEAAKACKEYGFNKLGLNKLISIIDPNNVPSIRVAEKIGFFKEKEVFIFDKVHYIYSEVKEKIEEAN; translated from the coding sequence ATGTTTGTTCTTGAAACGCAGAGGTTGCTTTTAAGACAGTATAAAGTTGAGGATATTATTCCTTTGCATAGTATTTTTTCTGACACAGAAACAATGAAGTTTTACCCTGCACCTTTTAGTTTTCAACAAACAAAAGACTGGATTAATCGAAATCAAGATAGATACAAGAATGATGGTTATGGATTATGGGCTGTTTGTTTGAAGGATACAAATGAATTTATAGGTAATTGTGGTCTTGTTAAACAAAAAGTTAATGACAATTTTGAAGTTGAGATAGGTTACCACATAAACAAAAAATATTGGTCAATGGGCTTTGCATCTGAAGCAGCCAAAGCGTGCAAGGAGTATGGGTTTAATAAATTGGGTTTAAATAAGCTAATAAGTATTATTGACCCTAACAATGTTCCATCAATTCGTGTGGCAGAAAAGATTGGTTTTTTTAAGGAAAAAGAAGTATTTATTTTTGATAAGGTCCATTATATATATTCGGAAGTTAAAGAAAAGATTGAGGAGGCTAATTGA
- the abc-f gene encoding ribosomal protection-like ABC-F family protein — MMPIEIINLNFGFDALDQPIFQQVNLNIDTKWRLGLIGRNGRGKTTLLNLLMQNYPYVGEIICDVDFVYFPQYIPNKENLTYYAIDEIIPVELWKLERECQLLSLDKDILWRPFEQLSGGEQTKVLLAALFCEESRYPLLDEPTNHLDIEARKIVSEYLKKKKGYIVVSHDRNFVDEVVDHILVIEKNQLSIYKGHFSTYEKQKEMRDQYEFAQNKSIKAEIERLKKTSKEKADWAIHKEKTSGNDAFANAQAARMMKRSKAIEKRTITKIEEKTKLLKNIETISALTANSISSHRNPVLRVQNFTLSYGEKPLFHPITFDINQGDQVALVGQNGSGKTSILNYIIQQQFAGTIMGEMVIPQGLSKSIIRQNHDDNTGLLKDFAHDHNINYTLFLNNLRILGVERDVFNVPVECMSNGQKKKVEFAKSLGILAEFYIWDEPLNYLDVFNQTQIETMILEYKPTLLFVEHDLTFLSNIASKTVEIISY, encoded by the coding sequence ATAATGCCAATAGAAATAATAAATCTGAATTTCGGATTTGATGCTCTTGATCAACCGATATTTCAACAAGTCAATTTAAATATAGATACAAAATGGCGGCTTGGTTTAATCGGACGAAATGGTCGTGGTAAAACAACACTATTAAACTTACTTATGCAAAACTATCCATATGTCGGAGAAATCATTTGTGATGTAGATTTTGTTTATTTTCCTCAATATATACCAAACAAGGAAAACTTAACGTACTATGCGATTGACGAAATTATACCAGTAGAATTGTGGAAGCTTGAGCGAGAGTGTCAATTACTATCGTTAGATAAAGATATTTTATGGCGACCATTTGAACAATTATCTGGTGGTGAGCAAACGAAGGTATTATTAGCTGCACTATTTTGTGAAGAATCCAGGTATCCCTTATTAGACGAACCAACGAATCATTTAGACATCGAAGCGAGAAAAATCGTATCTGAATATTTGAAGAAGAAGAAAGGTTATATTGTTGTAAGTCATGATAGAAATTTTGTCGATGAAGTTGTAGACCACATTTTAGTTATTGAAAAAAACCAATTATCAATCTATAAGGGACATTTTTCTACTTATGAGAAACAAAAAGAAATGCGAGATCAATATGAATTCGCCCAAAACAAATCTATCAAAGCAGAGATAGAACGGTTGAAAAAAACTTCAAAAGAAAAAGCTGATTGGGCAATTCACAAAGAGAAAACATCTGGAAATGATGCGTTTGCAAATGCACAAGCTGCTCGTATGATGAAAAGGTCCAAAGCTATCGAAAAGCGCACGATAACCAAAATTGAAGAAAAGACAAAGCTCTTAAAAAATATTGAAACGATTAGCGCTTTAACAGCGAACAGTATATCCAGCCATCGAAATCCCGTTCTTCGTGTTCAAAACTTTACATTAAGTTATGGTGAAAAGCCGCTATTTCATCCCATTACATTTGATATTAATCAGGGAGATCAAGTAGCTCTTGTTGGACAAAATGGCAGTGGTAAAACATCCATTTTAAATTATATAATCCAGCAACAGTTTGCAGGCACAATTATGGGGGAGATGGTAATACCTCAAGGACTCTCCAAAAGCATCATTCGTCAAAATCATGATGACAATACCGGCTTGTTAAAGGATTTCGCTCATGACCATAATATTAACTACACACTATTTCTCAATAACCTTCGAATATTAGGCGTTGAACGTGATGTATTTAATGTTCCGGTTGAATGTATGAGTAACGGTCAAAAGAAAAAGGTGGAGTTTGCGAAATCTTTAGGAATATTAGCTGAGTTTTATATTTGGGATGAGCCATTAAATTATTTGGATGTCTTTAACCAAACGCAAATTGAAACGATGATATTGGAATATAAACCTACACTTTTATTTGTAGAACACGATCTAACGTTTCTCTCTAATATTGCTTCAAAAACCGTAGAAATCATTTCGTATTGA
- a CDS encoding LCP family protein codes for MDDKRIKDKFNNMSDQELRFTKEDRNEVFEQINKMENNNTQKKSLVSSSKKFAPLTVSLLVVGLCIFLFIPSILPGNINNENKSNTSESVFQEDEILTTLFTVKDENNRIPFNLLLTHSKDKKMMKVLSIPRDTYAPILDKNDGTTSYDKLTFAYDYGSGGAESVRTTVSKLFDLTIDYYAVMDLETFSKVIDSVNGIDYDLQEDIQVRGISRASFEFKKGTNRLNGEEVVALMMDATVGRILDEEDLLNLINAVINKTKNEIPQTQLKELTTKIDANISIDHLLENKMQINSIKSLSLSDGMKSENIDGKYYIMFEKDFLNSVSEELTTFN; via the coding sequence ATGGACGATAAACGAATAAAAGATAAATTTAATAATATGTCTGATCAAGAATTAAGATTCACGAAAGAAGACCGTAATGAAGTGTTTGAACAAATTAATAAAATGGAGAATAATAATACACAAAAAAAATCTCTTGTTTCTTCTTCAAAAAAATTCGCTCCACTTACAGTTTCATTATTAGTGGTAGGCTTGTGTATATTTTTGTTTATTCCATCGATTCTTCCTGGAAACATTAATAACGAAAATAAAAGTAATACAAGTGAATCAGTATTTCAAGAAGACGAGATATTAACCACTCTATTTACGGTGAAAGATGAGAATAATAGAATTCCCTTTAACCTTTTACTTACTCATAGTAAAGATAAAAAGATGATGAAAGTTCTATCTATCCCCCGTGATACTTATGCTCCGATATTGGATAAGAATGATGGAACTACTTCATATGATAAATTGACATTTGCTTATGATTACGGTTCGGGAGGAGCTGAAAGTGTAAGAACAACGGTTTCTAAGCTATTTGATTTAACAATTGATTATTATGCTGTTATGGATCTAGAAACCTTTTCAAAGGTGATTGATTCAGTGAATGGTATAGATTACGACTTGCAAGAAGATATTCAAGTAAGAGGTATATCTAGAGCGTCATTTGAATTCAAAAAGGGAACGAATCGTTTAAATGGAGAAGAGGTTGTGGCATTAATGATGGATGCTACAGTAGGAAGAATTTTGGATGAAGAAGACCTATTAAACCTCATTAATGCTGTTATTAATAAAACAAAAAACGAAATCCCACAAACACAATTAAAAGAACTTACTACTAAAATAGATGCCAATATATCAATTGATCATTTGTTAGAGAATAAAATGCAAATAAATTCTATAAAATCATTATCTTTAAGTGATGGAATGAAATCGGAAAATATAGATGGTAAATACTATATTATGTTTGAGAAAGACTTTTTAAATTCTGTTTCAGAAGAGTTAACCACATTTAACTAA